In one Bacillota bacterium genomic region, the following are encoded:
- the mfd gene encoding transcription-repair coupling factor gives MQEILNRLGEVPEFQQLLAGWQQGKSPQLICGASGSQRNLLVAGLQRKAKNLLVVTAHIDGAQKVVTDLSTFLPDEQVLLFPPANPLPFGVVAQSPEVVGQRLAVLEHLYLGKPGIVVTPIESLAQKLVPLDVWQRSYLALRPGMQLALPEVSLRLVSLGYERTDLVEGPGQFSIRGGILDVYTLTHRHPFRIEMFDDEIESIRQFEVTTQRSISPVDQVIIGPARELVVDRGAIQRAIDQLSAELPVAVKHLKKRGTAAAVRRLTDKGQVYLEKLGNSIVGEEFSALKHLFFPKLDTLFDYLSPQTIVCLDEPLRLAETMEHIEKEISDTWLHLVEDGATLPNQQAVWANFSELMVGTSSYSLVAFTLLPKNIPFLKPQNLINVTGKPVPRFIGQIRMLADEIRGWQQHQRAVVLLVSNASRADYLQQTLWEYGIIATVGQLRENKLEPGQVLIREGLLESGFAWDTAKLVVLTEKEIFGEIKKPRRRQSATTAGARIETFTDLKVGDYVVHVHHGIGRYQGVEKVNVGGVQKDYLLIQYQGEDRLYVPTDQVDLIQKYIGSEGVAPRINRLGGTEWARAKAKVKESVREMAKELLELYAAREALPGFQFSPDTVWQQEFEAAFPYEETPDQLQSIEEVKQDMMKPRPMDRLLCGDVGYGKTEVAIRAAFKAVMDSKQVAVLVPTTVLAQQHHRTFCDRFAGYPVNIEVISRFKTPKEQKQIVERIADGSVDIVIGTHRLLSDDIKFHDLGLLIVDEEQRFGVAHKEKLKRLKQNVDVLTLTATPIPRTLHMSLVGVRDMSIIETPPEDRFPVQTFVVEYSPELVREVIRRELRRGGQVFFVHNRITDLDRFYRELRMLVPEARLGMAHGQMREDHLERVMLDFINGEYDVLICTSIIESGLDIPNVNTLIVSEADHLGLSQLYQLRGRVGRSNRLAYAYFTYRKDRVLSESAEKRLQAIREFTEFGSGFKIALRDLEIRGAGNILGAEQHGHMAAVGFDLYNRLLEEAVLELKGQKPAMERTAPTVELPVDTYIPDDYIPDARLKMELYKRIILVKTPAETDELSAELRDRYGPLPPSLENLICVTRIKALAQEVAVASIQQEKDALRIRFTHTPTINPEKIARLTQKYRWRLEISQRTPEFIVRTRGLEQQELLGLLEGIFWEVKSLAG, from the coding sequence ATGCAGGAAATACTCAATCGGCTGGGTGAGGTACCCGAATTTCAGCAACTCCTGGCCGGATGGCAGCAAGGGAAGTCTCCTCAACTGATTTGTGGAGCCAGTGGTTCGCAAAGAAATTTGCTCGTGGCCGGTTTGCAACGGAAGGCCAAAAACCTCCTGGTGGTGACTGCCCACATTGATGGGGCTCAGAAGGTGGTGACTGACCTCAGCACCTTCCTGCCTGATGAACAGGTGTTACTGTTCCCACCGGCAAACCCGCTGCCTTTTGGGGTGGTGGCCCAGAGTCCGGAAGTAGTTGGCCAGCGCTTGGCCGTACTGGAACATCTTTATTTGGGTAAACCGGGGATTGTGGTCACCCCGATTGAAAGCCTGGCCCAAAAGTTGGTTCCGCTCGATGTTTGGCAGCGGTCGTACCTCGCGCTGCGGCCAGGGATGCAGCTGGCTTTGCCTGAAGTCTCTTTACGGCTGGTTAGCCTGGGATACGAGCGAACCGATCTGGTTGAAGGGCCGGGGCAATTCAGCATCCGTGGCGGGATCCTTGATGTTTATACCCTCACCCACCGGCACCCCTTTCGCATCGAGATGTTTGACGATGAGATTGAGTCGATTCGTCAATTTGAGGTAACGACCCAGCGTTCAATAAGTCCTGTTGATCAGGTTATCATCGGTCCGGCTCGAGAACTTGTTGTGGATCGTGGGGCGATTCAACGGGCAATCGACCAACTAAGCGCTGAATTGCCAGTGGCCGTTAAGCACCTAAAAAAACGGGGGACAGCCGCCGCTGTTCGCCGTCTGACCGACAAGGGGCAGGTTTACCTGGAAAAACTGGGCAACTCGATCGTGGGCGAAGAATTTAGTGCTTTAAAGCATTTGTTTTTCCCTAAATTGGATACTTTGTTTGACTACCTGTCACCTCAGACGATCGTCTGTTTGGACGAACCGCTCCGGCTTGCCGAGACGATGGAGCACATAGAAAAAGAGATTTCCGATACCTGGCTGCACCTGGTTGAGGACGGGGCGACCCTTCCCAACCAGCAAGCTGTCTGGGCCAACTTTTCGGAGTTGATGGTCGGGACCAGCAGCTATTCGCTCGTCGCCTTCACGCTATTGCCGAAAAATATACCATTCTTAAAACCGCAAAATCTGATCAACGTGACGGGTAAACCGGTTCCCCGCTTCATAGGGCAGATACGGATGCTGGCCGATGAGATCCGTGGCTGGCAGCAGCACCAGCGAGCGGTTGTTTTGCTTGTTTCTAATGCCAGTCGGGCTGATTATCTGCAGCAAACCCTTTGGGAGTATGGGATTATCGCTACAGTAGGACAACTACGGGAGAATAAGCTTGAGCCCGGTCAGGTCTTAATTCGCGAAGGGTTATTGGAGAGCGGGTTTGCCTGGGACACCGCGAAGCTGGTGGTCCTCACTGAAAAAGAAATCTTTGGTGAGATCAAAAAGCCCCGCCGCCGGCAATCAGCGACGACAGCAGGGGCGAGGATTGAGACTTTTACGGATCTAAAGGTAGGGGATTACGTGGTTCACGTTCACCACGGGATCGGCCGCTACCAGGGTGTTGAGAAGGTTAACGTTGGCGGGGTTCAGAAGGATTATCTGCTGATCCAGTACCAGGGGGAGGATCGACTGTATGTGCCAACTGACCAGGTTGATCTAATCCAGAAATACATCGGCTCAGAAGGGGTGGCGCCGCGAATCAACCGGTTGGGTGGGACGGAATGGGCCCGGGCCAAGGCGAAGGTTAAAGAGTCCGTGCGCGAGATGGCCAAAGAACTGCTGGAGCTGTACGCGGCCCGAGAGGCTTTGCCCGGTTTTCAGTTTTCGCCGGACACTGTCTGGCAGCAAGAGTTTGAGGCTGCTTTTCCTTACGAGGAAACCCCCGACCAGCTGCAGTCGATTGAAGAAGTTAAACAGGATATGATGAAACCGCGGCCAATGGACCGCCTGCTGTGTGGAGACGTGGGTTACGGTAAGACCGAGGTAGCAATTCGGGCCGCCTTCAAGGCGGTGATGGACAGCAAGCAGGTGGCTGTCCTGGTGCCAACAACGGTACTGGCGCAGCAGCACCACCGGACTTTTTGTGACCGCTTTGCCGGCTACCCGGTAAATATTGAGGTGATTAGCCGCTTCAAGACGCCCAAAGAACAAAAGCAGATCGTCGAAAGGATTGCCGATGGTTCCGTGGACATCGTGATTGGCACGCATCGGCTGCTTTCGGATGACATCAAGTTTCACGACCTGGGCCTGCTGATCGTGGATGAGGAACAGCGGTTTGGGGTAGCTCACAAAGAAAAACTTAAGCGTTTAAAACAGAATGTCGATGTCTTAACCCTAACGGCGACCCCCATTCCCCGGACCCTGCACATGTCTCTGGTCGGGGTGCGTGACATGAGTATTATCGAGACGCCGCCGGAAGACCGTTTTCCCGTGCAGACGTTTGTGGTTGAATACAGTCCCGAATTGGTCCGTGAGGTGATCCGTCGGGAGTTGAGGCGGGGCGGACAAGTCTTTTTTGTGCATAATCGAATTACTGACCTTGACCGGTTCTACCGGGAACTGCGAATGCTGGTTCCAGAAGCCCGATTAGGTATGGCTCACGGCCAGATGCGGGAAGACCATTTGGAACGCGTCATGCTTGACTTTATCAACGGGGAGTACGATGTGCTGATCTGTACCTCGATCATTGAATCAGGTTTAGACATTCCCAATGTGAATACCCTGATCGTTAGTGAGGCCGACCACCTGGGCTTGTCTCAGCTTTATCAATTACGAGGGCGGGTGGGGCGCTCTAACCGGTTGGCTTATGCTTACTTTACTTACCGCAAAGATCGCGTGTTATCAGAGAGCGCAGAAAAACGGTTACAAGCTATCCGCGAGTTTACGGAGTTTGGTTCGGGCTTCAAGATTGCCCTCCGTGATCTGGAAATCCGGGGTGCCGGCAATATTCTGGGGGCGGAGCAGCACGGTCATATGGCAGCGGTTGGTTTTGACTTATACAACCGGCTTTTAGAAGAGGCGGTTCTGGAGCTAAAAGGGCAAAAGCCAGCCATGGAAAGGACAGCCCCGACGGTTGAACTGCCGGTGGATACTTATATTCCAGATGATTACATCCCCGACGCCCGGTTGAAGATGGAACTGTACAAGCGGATCATCTTGGTTAAGACACCAGCGGAGACAGACGAATTGTCCGCGGAACTACGGGATCGCTACGGACCGCTACCGCCTTCCCTGGAGAATCTGATCTGTGTTACCCGCATTAAAGCCCTGGCTCAGGAAGTAGCGGTAGCCAGCATCCAACAGGAAAAGGATGCTTTGCGGATCAGATTTACGCATACGCCAACAATTAATCCAGAGAAAATAGCTCGTTTAACCCAGAAATACCGCTGGCGTTTGGAGATCAGCCAGCGGACCCCGGAATTTATTGTCAGGACTCGAGGTTTAGAGCAACAAGAACTCCTGGGGCTGTTAGAAGGGATATTTTGGGAGGTTAAATCGCTTGCGGGCTAA
- the yabP gene encoding sporulation protein YabP: MSEGHEIVLSNRQRLVLTGVLHVESFDEDEIILETNMGMLALKGQGLHVLQLNLEDGKLAVEGAIKTLDYLDERAGKHGKGRGRGFWQRLLK; the protein is encoded by the coding sequence GTGAGTGAAGGGCACGAGATCGTCTTGAGTAATCGGCAGAGACTGGTGCTGACCGGTGTGCTGCACGTGGAAAGCTTTGATGAAGATGAGATTATTCTGGAAACCAACATGGGCATGTTGGCCCTGAAGGGGCAGGGGCTTCACGTGTTGCAGCTTAATCTAGAAGACGGTAAATTAGCTGTGGAAGGGGCTATTAAAACCCTGGACTACCTTGACGAGCGAGCCGGTAAACATGGCAAGGGCAGGGGGAGAGGATTTTGGCAGCGTTTGCTTAAGTAG
- a CDS encoding sigma-70 region 4 domain-containing protein — protein MKIEIRGVEKLSFRERQVVVLKEMGRTTEQIAKTLQLSASTVATLYNRARTKGYEVVIVIPGQSLGIFEGLEEDNNAD, from the coding sequence ATGAAAATTGAGATTAGAGGGGTAGAGAAGCTAAGTTTCCGGGAGCGCCAGGTGGTGGTGCTGAAAGAAATGGGCCGAACTACAGAACAAATTGCCAAGACCTTGCAGTTGAGTGCCAGCACGGTCGCTACTTTATATAATCGCGCTCGGACCAAAGGCTATGAGGTCGTGATTGTGATCCCCGGCCAGTCTTTGGGAATTTTCGAGGGGCTGGAGGAGGATAATAATGCGGATTAA
- a CDS encoding polysaccharide biosynthesis protein → MTRQNSFLFGAMILTVAGLLSRFFGVLYRIPFARLVGAEGIGLYQMAYPIYTTVLALSTAGLPIAISILVAEKNARGDRWGGRQVLYLALVLLATLGAVMSYGLYHWADWLAFQVLHDRRAMYSILAVSPAVFFGAVMSAFRGYFQGLQWMMPTGVSQVVEQLVRVGTVLTAALLLMSYGVEFAAAGAAFGAVAGGAAGLITLLLFYTWFCMRDHAGNKVKSTPREGMVELTYRLLVLAVPASLGALVMPVVQTLDAVLVPLRLQVAGFTVEEATGLYGELSGMAGTLINLPTIITTAITTSLVPAISEAAARGRVKQVGEQLSLALRASLLLCLPAAVGMWLLAEEIMHLLYNVPTAGVPLKVLAPSIVFLGMYQVSAGALQGLGRTMLPVRSLIIGAAFKIFLNYYLTVLPGLGIRGPAIGTNVTFLVAATLNFYSLFGLIGYTPNWVSLLLKPGLAVTIMGACVIWANQTLTLAWALPELTTLAVIAVGMISYGVSLLLVGGLTTRELGLIPWIGPRLANVFQDLRWIRG, encoded by the coding sequence ATGACCAGACAAAATTCATTTCTCTTTGGGGCGATGATCTTGACTGTAGCAGGTTTGCTCAGCCGGTTTTTCGGGGTCCTGTACCGAATTCCCTTTGCTCGTCTGGTGGGAGCAGAAGGAATTGGTCTCTACCAAATGGCTTATCCAATTTATACCACAGTGCTGGCCTTATCCACTGCCGGCTTACCAATCGCGATTTCCATTTTGGTGGCAGAAAAAAATGCGCGTGGTGATCGTTGGGGAGGTCGCCAGGTACTTTATCTGGCTTTAGTGCTTCTGGCCACTCTGGGTGCGGTGATGTCGTATGGACTGTATCATTGGGCGGATTGGCTGGCTTTTCAAGTGCTCCACGACCGACGGGCGATGTATTCGATCCTGGCGGTCTCACCGGCGGTTTTCTTTGGGGCAGTCATGTCGGCTTTCCGAGGATATTTTCAGGGATTGCAGTGGATGATGCCGACTGGCGTTTCCCAGGTCGTAGAGCAATTAGTGCGGGTTGGCACAGTTCTGACGGCTGCCTTGCTCTTGATGTCTTATGGTGTCGAGTTTGCGGCTGCCGGGGCTGCTTTTGGCGCAGTAGCCGGTGGTGCGGCCGGATTAATCACTCTCCTGCTATTTTATACCTGGTTTTGCATGCGCGACCATGCCGGGAATAAGGTCAAGTCAACGCCCCGTGAGGGGATGGTTGAGCTAACATATCGCTTACTGGTTCTGGCTGTGCCAGCTTCACTGGGAGCCTTGGTTATGCCGGTGGTGCAAACCCTAGATGCAGTGCTTGTGCCGCTACGTCTGCAGGTCGCTGGCTTCACCGTGGAAGAGGCGACCGGCCTTTATGGTGAATTATCAGGGATGGCGGGGACCCTGATCAATCTGCCGACGATTATCACGACAGCGATTACGACCAGTCTGGTGCCGGCTATTTCGGAGGCGGCAGCTCGAGGAAGAGTCAAGCAGGTTGGCGAACAGCTGTCCCTGGCGTTACGGGCCAGTCTCCTTTTATGTTTGCCTGCAGCGGTTGGCATGTGGCTCCTGGCGGAGGAAATTATGCATCTCCTTTACAATGTCCCAACGGCGGGTGTTCCACTCAAGGTCTTGGCCCCTTCAATTGTTTTTCTCGGAATGTATCAAGTCTCAGCCGGGGCCTTACAGGGTTTGGGCAGGACGATGCTACCCGTACGCAGTCTGATCATCGGTGCTGCTTTTAAAATTTTTCTTAATTATTATTTGACCGTCCTGCCGGGCTTGGGTATTAGAGGACCGGCCATTGGAACAAACGTAACTTTTCTCGTGGCGGCCACCCTTAATTTTTACAGTTTGTTTGGCTTGATTGGTTACACCCCCAATTGGGTGTCACTCTTGCTAAAACCTGGATTGGCTGTTACAATTATGGGGGCGTGCGTGATCTGGGCTAATCAGACTCTAACCTTGGCTTGGGCACTGCCAGAGCTGACTACCCTGGCGGTCATCGCGGTAGGGATGATTAGCTACGGTGTCAGTCTGCTACTTGTTGGTGGACTGACTACCAGGGAGTTGGGACTGATTCCCTGGATCGGGCCGCGGCTGGCGAATGTTTTTCAGGACTTAAGATGGATAAGGGGTTAG
- a CDS encoding RNA-binding S4 domain-containing protein, protein MRLDKFLKVSRLIKRRTLAKEVCDAGKVQINTRPAKAGSEVKPGDLLLLDFGHKKVKIEVLMLLENPRVEQAKELYRILEEEKV, encoded by the coding sequence ATGCGACTGGATAAGTTCCTGAAAGTTTCCCGACTGATTAAGCGGCGGACCCTGGCCAAAGAGGTGTGTGATGCGGGTAAGGTGCAGATTAATACGCGACCGGCTAAGGCGGGGAGTGAGGTTAAGCCGGGGGATCTGTTGTTACTGGATTTTGGCCACAAAAAGGTTAAGATTGAGGTCCTTATGCTGCTGGAAAACCCGCGGGTGGAACAGGCCAAAGAACTCTATCGTATCCTTGAAGAAGAAAAAGTATAA
- a CDS encoding septum formation initiator family protein, giving the protein MRIKLPVLNQSGGNLIDFPDPTTRRKKDVTRRRKSSRIKLKLGFCLSMGLLVLAVILWGPQFKHIQQMNAELAELQKQKQQLLQINAKLQEDIRQLNSDTTVERIAREKLGLVKPGEKILIEVQPPRNK; this is encoded by the coding sequence ATGCGGATTAAGTTACCTGTTTTAAATCAAAGTGGAGGTAATTTGATCGATTTTCCTGACCCAACAACGCGAAGGAAGAAGGACGTGACGCGGCGCAGGAAAAGTAGCCGGATAAAACTGAAGCTTGGTTTTTGTTTGTCGATGGGGTTGTTGGTTCTGGCGGTTATTTTATGGGGACCGCAGTTCAAGCATATTCAGCAGATGAACGCCGAGCTAGCCGAGTTGCAAAAACAGAAACAACAGCTGCTGCAGATCAATGCCAAACTGCAGGAGGACATCCGACAACTCAACAGCGACACGACGGTGGAAAGAATTGCCAGGGAGAAGCTTGGGCTGGTTAAACCAGGAGAGAAGATATTGATTGAGGTTCAACCTCCCAGGAACAAATAG
- the spoVT gene encoding stage V sporulation protein T has protein sequence MKATGIVRRIDDLGRVVIPKEIRRTLRIREGDPLEIFVDREGEVILKKYSPIGELGDFAKEYADSLHEAIGHIACIADRDHIIAVAGAPKKEFMNKPLDPAVERVMEDRKPVLINQAGEHAYCKGCPAIEDDEECKLSAKVVAPIIAEGDPIGAVILMSKDPNVKMGDMELKLAETAAGFLAKQMEQ, from the coding sequence ATGAAAGCCACCGGCATTGTGAGGCGGATCGATGACCTGGGACGGGTCGTTATCCCGAAGGAGATACGCCGGACCCTAAGAATTAGAGAAGGTGACCCGCTCGAAATATTTGTCGATCGTGAAGGAGAAGTTATTCTTAAAAAATATTCCCCTATCGGTGAACTGGGTGACTTTGCTAAGGAATATGCGGACTCCCTGCATGAAGCGATTGGTCATATTGCTTGCATTGCTGACCGCGACCACATTATCGCAGTAGCTGGTGCACCCAAGAAAGAATTTATGAATAAGCCACTTGATCCAGCGGTCGAGAGAGTTATGGAAGACCGTAAGCCGGTATTAATCAATCAAGCGGGAGAACATGCTTATTGTAAAGGTTGTCCGGCGATTGAGGATGACGAGGAGTGCAAGCTTTCGGCGAAAGTGGTTGCTCCGATCATTGCCGAGGGCGATCCCATCGGTGCCGTCATTTTGATGTCCAAGGATCCGAATGTCAAGATGGGTGACATGGAGCTGAAATTAGCGGAAACTGCTGCTGGTTTCCTGGCCAAACAGATGGAGCAATAG
- the yabQ gene encoding spore cortex biosynthesis protein YabQ — MTRFLLMGVKAMVPLSQQFLYMVVTVGTGLVMGIVFDCYRVWRGLVKPHRLLTPITDFLLWVFLTGIAFGLLLFSNWGEVRAYVFIGLALGFFLYWRFCSHLFIKMCRRLFQWLAKLVNILIQVVIFPFSLVARLVVIPLGLINMVIRQVASATRAAWRGLSRPLVNWWGKRHPHK, encoded by the coding sequence ATGACCAGGTTTCTATTGATGGGAGTGAAAGCGATGGTGCCCTTATCGCAGCAGTTTTTATATATGGTGGTTACGGTGGGAACTGGTTTGGTGATGGGCATAGTCTTTGACTGCTACCGGGTCTGGCGTGGCTTGGTAAAACCGCACCGCTTGTTGACGCCTATAACCGATTTTTTGCTCTGGGTGTTTCTGACCGGGATCGCGTTCGGCCTGTTACTTTTTAGTAACTGGGGTGAGGTTAGGGCTTATGTCTTTATTGGTTTGGCCCTGGGATTCTTCTTGTATTGGCGATTTTGCAGCCATTTATTTATAAAAATGTGCCGGCGTTTATTTCAATGGCTGGCTAAACTGGTAAATATTCTGATACAGGTCGTAATTTTCCCTTTTTCTCTGGTGGCTCGTCTGGTGGTTATCCCGCTTGGTTTGATTAACATGGTTATACGCCAAGTGGCCAGCGCGACAAGAGCCGCATGGCGTGGCTTGAGCCGACCGCTCGTGAATTGGTGGGGAAAAAGGCACCCTCATAAATAA
- a CDS encoding S1 RNA-binding domain-containing protein, producing the protein MTIAMGSIVEGVVTGITSFGAFVELPGGLVGLVHISEVADTYVRDVKDYLKQNDRVKVKVINIDSKGKIGLSIKQVNARPEGAARERYARQESRISFEDKLAKFLKESDERQQAIKRSMDSKRGGRGSSRF; encoded by the coding sequence ATGACCATTGCCATGGGCAGCATTGTGGAGGGAGTTGTCACTGGAATTACGAGTTTTGGGGCGTTTGTTGAACTCCCAGGAGGTCTCGTTGGACTGGTCCACATTTCTGAGGTAGCTGATACCTATGTTCGGGATGTCAAAGACTACCTAAAACAGAATGATCGAGTAAAGGTAAAAGTCATCAACATTGATTCTAAGGGGAAAATTGGTTTATCGATAAAACAGGTTAATGCCAGACCAGAAGGTGCTGCCCGCGAACGGTATGCCCGACAGGAATCGAGAATTTCGTTTGAGGACAAGTTGGCCAAGTTCCTTAAGGAAAGTGATGAAAGGCAGCAGGCCATCAAAAGAAGCATGGATTCAAAACGTGGTGGACGGGGTTCTTCACGGTTTTAA
- the mazG gene encoding nucleoside triphosphate pyrophosphohydrolase, which yields MGEIAIVGLGPGAIDSLSIGSLELLLSGQPVFLRTERHPVVAELVRRGMTYQSFDRFYEQYETFDQVYQAMVDALLAELAKNTGREIIFAVPGHPLVAEQAVRQLLAVAPAQGHRVRVLPAMSCVEAMYSTLNIDPTNGVAILDALSLDKTGFNPAIGLIITQVYDRLVAGEVKLTLMDHYPDDWRITLVRAAGIPGEEKVAEIPLYELDRLEWIDHLTSIYVPAHPKFGWDGVSSYPLDPLVKVMQTLLSPGGCPWDREQTHQTLKPYLLEETYEVVEALEEEDMHKLCEELGDLLLQIVFHAELARRAESFDLNDVIRRVTEKMIHRHPHVFGAVRVAGTKDVLINWERLKEEEKAGERPRFFLEDVPKTLPALLRADKVQSKAARVGFDWPDVAGAWSKVEEELRELRAACAGQRQEKIEEELGDLLFAVVNVARFLKINPETALNKTTAKFVKRFAYVERKGAREGKALHDLDLRQMDIWWEEAKAQEFKGKI from the coding sequence ATGGGTGAAATAGCGATTGTTGGCCTGGGTCCGGGGGCAATTGACAGTTTGTCGATTGGTTCCCTGGAGTTGCTACTAAGTGGACAACCCGTATTTTTACGGACGGAGCGCCATCCGGTTGTTGCAGAACTGGTGCGCCGGGGGATGACGTACCAATCTTTTGATCGTTTCTATGAGCAGTATGAAACTTTTGACCAGGTTTATCAGGCCATGGTGGATGCTCTCCTTGCAGAACTGGCAAAGAATACCGGGAGAGAAATTATTTTTGCTGTACCAGGGCACCCTCTGGTCGCGGAACAGGCTGTTCGTCAGTTGCTGGCGGTCGCGCCAGCGCAAGGGCACAGGGTACGGGTCCTGCCGGCAATGAGTTGTGTGGAAGCCATGTACAGCACGCTAAATATTGATCCTACTAACGGGGTTGCTATTCTGGATGCCTTGTCCCTTGACAAAACCGGGTTCAATCCGGCGATTGGCTTGATCATAACCCAGGTTTATGACCGTCTGGTGGCTGGTGAGGTCAAATTAACGCTGATGGACCATTACCCGGACGACTGGAGGATTACATTGGTTCGGGCGGCTGGGATCCCGGGAGAGGAAAAGGTGGCCGAAATTCCCCTTTATGAACTGGACCGGCTGGAATGGATTGATCACCTGACCAGTATTTATGTGCCGGCGCATCCGAAATTTGGTTGGGATGGGGTAAGCAGTTATCCCCTTGATCCCCTGGTTAAGGTGATGCAGACTCTACTGTCCCCAGGGGGCTGTCCCTGGGACCGGGAGCAAACTCACCAAACGTTAAAACCATATCTGCTCGAAGAAACTTACGAGGTGGTTGAAGCCCTAGAAGAGGAAGATATGCATAAATTATGTGAGGAATTGGGAGACTTATTATTACAAATTGTATTTCACGCTGAATTGGCTAGGCGAGCCGAAAGCTTTGACCTGAATGATGTAATTCGGCGGGTCACGGAGAAAATGATCCATCGGCACCCCCATGTGTTTGGCGCAGTCCGTGTGGCGGGAACCAAGGATGTCTTGATTAACTGGGAGCGCCTGAAAGAGGAGGAAAAAGCGGGAGAGAGGCCTCGCTTTTTCCTCGAGGATGTACCTAAGACCTTACCAGCTCTGTTACGGGCGGATAAGGTCCAAAGCAAGGCGGCCCGGGTTGGGTTTGATTGGCCAGATGTCGCCGGGGCCTGGAGTAAAGTTGAAGAAGAGCTGCGGGAACTACGGGCGGCCTGTGCTGGTCAGCGCCAGGAGAAAATCGAGGAAGAGCTGGGTGATCTCCTTTTCGCTGTGGTGAATGTCGCTCGGTTTTTAAAAATAAACCCGGAAACGGCCTTAAATAAAACTACGGCAAAGTTCGTCAAACGTTTTGCATATGTCGAACGAAAAGGGGCGAGAGAAGGCAAGGCCCTCCACGATTTGGATCTGCGGCAGATGGATATCTGGTGGGAAGAGGCTAAAGCTCAGGAATTTAAGGGGAAAATTTGA
- a CDS encoding HU family DNA-binding protein: MNKTELVSSVAEKTDITKKEAEKVVTAVFESIEEALGRGDKVQLVGFGTFEVRTREARKGRNPQTGEEIEIPATKVPAFKAGKALKDAVN, from the coding sequence GTGAATAAGACGGAACTGGTGAGCAGCGTGGCCGAAAAAACCGATATTACCAAGAAAGAAGCCGAAAAAGTGGTGACTGCAGTATTTGAAAGTATCGAAGAAGCGCTTGGGCGCGGTGATAAAGTTCAATTGGTTGGTTTTGGAACATTTGAGGTTCGGACACGGGAAGCACGGAAAGGCCGTAATCCGCAAACCGGTGAAGAGATCGAAATTCCAGCGACCAAAGTTCCAGCTTTCAAGGCCGGTAAAGCGTTAAAAGACGCTGTTAACTAA
- a CDS encoding Ppx/GppA family phosphatase, which yields MARYAAVDIGTNSARLLIGTIELDQLKVEHFSLNTTRLGEGIGTQSVLRREAIQRTVTALRGYRELLKQYPVAGIRVVATSAARGAANAAEFVQTVWKQTGWRVEIISGKEEAELSYLGACRGLKNLGQPVVLDIGGGSTEFTWVVPGTGIVSRSIEIGAVRLMERSLTADELREVLAPVLAEIKAGRPQCLVGVGGTVTTLAAIEQKLECYDPERVHGYYLTRVVVDKLLTTLSAMKLEERRQVVGLQPARADIIVAGVTILSTILAELGLDGLVVSESDILQGIIWRLHEKMTRG from the coding sequence ATGGCACGGTATGCCGCGGTTGATATTGGGACAAACTCTGCCCGTTTGCTAATCGGGACAATTGAGCTGGACCAACTAAAGGTTGAACATTTTTCTCTGAACACCACCCGCCTTGGCGAAGGAATAGGAACTCAATCGGTTCTGCGGAGAGAAGCGATCCAACGAACAGTGACGGCGCTGCGCGGTTACCGGGAACTGCTGAAACAGTACCCGGTAGCCGGTATCCGTGTTGTTGCTACCAGTGCGGCTCGCGGGGCGGCCAATGCCGCCGAATTTGTCCAGACGGTGTGGAAGCAGACTGGTTGGCGAGTTGAAATTATTAGCGGAAAAGAAGAGGCTGAACTGTCTTATCTCGGAGCCTGCCGGGGGCTGAAGAACCTCGGCCAGCCAGTGGTATTGGATATTGGTGGGGGGAGTACCGAGTTCACCTGGGTGGTTCCCGGAACTGGAATAGTGAGCCGGAGTATTGAAATCGGCGCGGTGCGCCTTATGGAAAGAAGTCTTACGGCTGATGAGCTAAGAGAAGTCCTGGCCCCGGTTCTGGCCGAGATAAAGGCCGGTCGACCCCAGTGCTTGGTTGGCGTTGGCGGCACCGTGACCACCCTAGCGGCGATCGAGCAAAAGCTGGAATGCTACGATCCAGAACGTGTCCACGGGTATTACTTGACCAGGGTGGTTGTAGACAAATTGCTGACTACCTTGTCGGCGATGAAGTTAGAAGAACGGCGGCAGGTAGTCGGGCTGCAGCCGGCACGGGCCGATATTATTGTGGCTGGGGTTACTATTTTATCGACAATCCTGGCTGAGTTAGGTCTGGATGGCCTGGTTGTCAGTGAGAGTGACATTTTGCAGGGGATAATCTGGCGGCTGCATGAAAAGATGACCAGAGGATAA